A window of the Halorussus pelagicus genome harbors these coding sequences:
- a CDS encoding DUF456 domain-containing protein encodes MDLFFVAAVLLLLAGVVGSVVPVVPGAGLSLAGIYLYWWSSGYATPELGVLVAFTLVGLGAVVADHFGGALAASAGGASIKTTALATVLSIPLLFVAGPVGLVLGIAATVFAAEFYRTRSAGQGARAAVFAAVGVLGSAVVQLVVTLSLLVGFLFVAL; translated from the coding sequence ATGGACCTGTTCTTCGTCGCCGCGGTCCTGCTACTGCTTGCTGGCGTCGTCGGTAGCGTCGTCCCGGTGGTTCCCGGTGCGGGCCTCTCACTGGCGGGAATCTATCTCTACTGGTGGTCGTCTGGCTACGCGACGCCGGAGTTGGGTGTACTAGTCGCGTTCACGCTCGTGGGACTCGGTGCCGTCGTCGCCGACCACTTCGGCGGTGCGCTGGCCGCGAGCGCGGGCGGCGCGTCGATAAAGACGACCGCACTGGCGACGGTCCTCAGTATTCCGCTTCTATTCGTCGCGGGACCAGTCGGACTCGTCCTCGGCATCGCGGCTACCGTGTTCGCTGCCGAGTTCTACCGAACTCGAAGCGCCGGGCAGGGCGCGCGGGCGGCGGTCTTCGCCGCGGTCGGCGTCCTCGGGTCGGCGGTGGTCCAACTGGTCGTGACGCTCTCGCTGCTCGTCGGATTCCTGTTCGTCGCGCTCTAA
- a CDS encoding helix-turn-helix domain-containing protein, with translation MKRVSFSVRYSDELAHPIHRRMMAGHPVSRMELLMWGPMSSVTTLSWFDADREAVADALDAVESVVSTHLVSGDGGTYAFVGQSEYELGGPVLELVARSRVVFVPPVVFRDTGRVTFEAVGQSDRLGAFYDDLADTLDAAIEEVHEFSRWSSPTDVTDRQRAALEAAVAVGYYEVPRTGTVEDVAAELDCAASTAGELLRRAESSVLTAFAGDV, from the coding sequence GTGAAGCGAGTCTCGTTTAGCGTCCGCTACTCGGACGAACTGGCCCACCCGATTCATCGCCGGATGATGGCCGGTCACCCGGTCTCGCGGATGGAACTGTTGATGTGGGGACCGATGTCCTCGGTGACGACGCTCTCGTGGTTCGACGCCGACCGCGAGGCCGTCGCCGACGCGTTGGACGCGGTGGAGTCGGTGGTCTCCACCCACCTCGTCTCGGGCGACGGGGGAACCTACGCGTTCGTCGGCCAGTCCGAGTACGAACTCGGCGGGCCGGTCCTCGAACTCGTCGCCCGGTCGCGGGTGGTGTTCGTCCCGCCGGTCGTGTTCCGGGACACCGGCCGGGTTACCTTCGAGGCGGTCGGCCAGTCCGACCGCCTCGGCGCGTTCTACGACGACCTCGCCGACACGCTCGACGCCGCAATCGAGGAAGTCCACGAGTTCTCGCGGTGGTCGTCGCCGACCGACGTGACCGACCGCCAGCGGGCCGCGCTGGAGGCCGCGGTCGCGGTCGGTTACTACGAGGTCCCCCGGACGGGGACGGTCGAGGACGTTGCCGCGGAACTCGACTGCGCGGCCAGCACCGCCGGAGAACTCCTTCGCCGGGCGGAGTCGTCGGTACTGACCGCGTTCGCGGGCGACGTGTAG
- a CDS encoding ParA family protein, with protein sequence MSRSIRACTFLDKGGTGKTTTAAHLGVALAEQGNDVLLIDLAGKQGDLVKHFGRWETVERQIAEDDDWPNISTVFQDQWGAIAEKLGDAAVDDLILETDEGVDLIPAHPGLDSLDAELGNIDDAHDRYSRLDSFLDEYIEPLGYDAILIDLPGLTNNVSYNGLWAARNVIAPVEMGPFESEQAEALRADLDKIGANFDVDVELAMVLPNKVDTRTKLAEEYLDAFEEAYPEAFVSSHVPVSQDIRNAAESGRTAFALEDPSTTARRAREAFLENAATLVERLEESERAAPVGGETA encoded by the coding sequence ATGTCTCGATCCATCCGCGCCTGCACTTTCCTCGACAAAGGGGGAACGGGCAAGACCACGACGGCGGCCCACCTCGGTGTTGCGCTCGCCGAACAGGGCAACGACGTGTTGCTCATCGACCTCGCTGGCAAACAGGGCGACCTCGTCAAGCATTTCGGCCGGTGGGAGACGGTCGAGCGCCAGATTGCCGAGGACGACGACTGGCCAAACATCTCGACAGTCTTTCAAGACCAGTGGGGCGCTATCGCCGAGAAGTTGGGCGACGCCGCGGTGGACGACCTCATTCTGGAGACCGACGAGGGCGTTGACCTGATTCCGGCCCATCCAGGACTAGACAGTCTCGACGCCGAACTCGGCAACATCGACGACGCCCACGACCGCTACTCGCGTCTCGACTCGTTTCTCGACGAGTACATCGAACCGCTCGGCTACGACGCCATCCTCATCGACCTGCCCGGCCTGACGAACAACGTCAGCTACAACGGTCTCTGGGCCGCGCGCAACGTCATCGCGCCGGTCGAGATGGGACCGTTCGAGTCCGAGCAGGCCGAGGCGCTCCGGGCCGACCTCGACAAAATCGGCGCGAACTTCGACGTGGACGTGGAACTCGCCATGGTTCTCCCGAACAAGGTAGACACGCGCACGAAACTCGCCGAGGAGTATCTCGACGCCTTCGAGGAGGCCTATCCCGAGGCGTTCGTCTCCTCGCACGTCCCCGTCAGCCAGGACATCCGCAACGCCGCCGAATCCGGCCGGACCGCGTTCGCGCTGGAGGACCCCTCGACCACGGCCCGACGCGCGCGCGAAGCATTTCTGGAAAATGCCGCGACGTTGGTCGAGCGACTGGAAGAGTCCGAGCGCGCCGCTCCGGTCGGAGGTGAGACCGCGTGA
- a CDS encoding threonine synthase, which translates to MTDAPLTCYRCGATARFPERKRCDCGEPLWFDTDAAAESFAWPDSGIGVWRYADLLPAEIRGRSRASEGVSGTAGATPLVRASGLDADAGCRLWLKDESENPTGSFKDRGSAVGVAWAVAAGREWVGTVSHGNMAMSVAANAAGVGGTDAPRALVLVPDDISGERLAAIAQYDPALVRIAGDYGRLYRETLDADAPVEFVNSDTPLRVAGQKTTALELCEAFASEARARSERAPGASDASDTKFGAPDAVVLPVSSGGHASATWKALRELRTAGLLAERDLPRLYFVQAAACDPIAAAYREGADEVTPAEETSETVAYSIANADPPSGTRALAAACETDGAVLSVPDDEILDAKKTLASEAGFCIEAASATTLAGIRRLSASGELADDDEVVAVLTGTGFRELDAGSATPETVALGDLSERLRALTDAEN; encoded by the coding sequence ATGACCGACGCGCCCCTGACGTGCTATCGCTGTGGGGCGACCGCCCGGTTCCCCGAGCGCAAGCGCTGTGACTGCGGGGAACCGCTCTGGTTCGACACCGACGCCGCGGCCGAGTCGTTCGCGTGGCCCGACTCGGGAATCGGCGTCTGGCGCTACGCCGACCTCCTCCCGGCCGAGATTCGGGGTCGCTCGCGCGCCAGCGAGGGCGTGAGCGGGACCGCTGGCGCGACTCCGCTCGTCCGCGCGTCGGGTCTTGACGCCGACGCCGGATGCCGACTCTGGCTGAAAGACGAGAGCGAGAACCCGACTGGGAGTTTCAAGGACCGCGGGAGCGCGGTGGGCGTCGCGTGGGCCGTGGCCGCGGGCCGCGAGTGGGTCGGCACCGTCTCGCACGGCAACATGGCGATGAGCGTCGCCGCGAACGCGGCGGGCGTCGGCGGGACCGACGCCCCGCGCGCGCTGGTTCTCGTGCCCGACGACATCTCGGGCGAACGACTCGCGGCGATTGCACAGTACGACCCCGCCCTCGTCCGGATTGCGGGCGACTACGGTCGCCTCTACCGCGAAACGCTCGACGCCGACGCGCCCGTCGAGTTCGTCAACTCCGACACGCCCTTGCGCGTGGCCGGGCAGAAGACCACGGCGCTGGAACTCTGCGAGGCGTTCGCCAGCGAGGCGCGCGCTCGGTCGGAGCGCGCGCCGGGCGCTTCCGACGCGTCGGACACCAAATTCGGCGCGCCCGATGCCGTCGTCCTCCCGGTCAGTAGCGGCGGCCACGCCAGCGCGACGTGGAAGGCCCTGCGCGAACTCCGGACCGCGGGCCTGCTCGCCGAGCGCGACCTGCCGCGACTCTACTTCGTGCAGGCGGCGGCCTGCGACCCCATCGCGGCGGCCTACCGCGAGGGCGCGGACGAAGTGACGCCCGCCGAAGAAACCAGCGAGACGGTCGCTTACTCCATCGCCAACGCCGACCCCCCGAGCGGGACGCGGGCGCTCGCGGCGGCCTGCGAGACGGACGGCGCAGTCCTCTCGGTTCCGGACGACGAGATTCTGGACGCGAAGAAGACCCTCGCCAGCGAGGCCGGATTCTGCATCGAAGCGGCCTCGGCGACCACGCTGGCCGGGATTCGACGGCTCTCGGCGTCCGGCGAACTCGCCGACGACGACGAGGTGGTCGCGGTGCTGACCGGCACGGGGTTCCGCGAACTGGACGCCGGGAGCGCGACCCCCGAAACCGTCGCGCTCGGGGACCTCTCCGAGCGTCTGCGGGCGCTCACCGACGCCGAAAACTGA
- a CDS encoding HTTM domain-containing protein, which produces MDARSFAARVRDRGGSALARRFGVDARALAALRVSLGVLLLADLYLRSRDLVAFYTDSGVLPRSVLREQFGGIAALSIHAHFGSPWAVGLLFLVAGAFGVALLLGYRTRLATVVSFVLVVSLHARNPVLLNGGDSLLRRLLFWGAFLPLGRRWSVDALRRGARRADELQDRESNARSRVANLASAALLVQVVFVYATNAVYKLRGDLWVNGDAILYVFSLNQLTTGLGDALADYPTLLRAFDRVWLGLLVTSVGLLVLTGWARAAFSALFAGMHLGMALTMQITVFPLLSIAGLIPFLPCVFWDAATATARESRLRKWFDDANIRGRLDAVIPDARRVSERVRRLRGWAKTLRSPVVAGLLALVLVWNAAALGYVALPEGVSDSADPKEYRWDMFAPEPRTADGWYVVAGELESGERADVFHDRAVEWDKPPDVAASYRNIRWFKYMMDLRASAAEPLRSHFAGYLCERWNANHENDVEQIALYYVEQPTRLDGAESTRRIKLFRSSGTQNRTVSD; this is translated from the coding sequence ATGGACGCGCGTTCGTTCGCGGCGAGAGTCCGGGACCGCGGCGGGAGTGCGCTCGCTCGTCGGTTCGGCGTGGACGCGCGGGCGCTGGCCGCGCTCCGCGTCTCGCTCGGCGTGCTTCTGCTGGCGGACCTCTACCTGCGCTCACGGGACCTCGTGGCGTTCTACACCGATTCGGGGGTTCTGCCGCGGTCGGTCCTCCGCGAGCAGTTCGGCGGTATCGCCGCCCTCTCGATTCACGCTCACTTCGGGTCGCCGTGGGCGGTTGGACTGCTCTTTCTGGTCGCCGGAGCGTTCGGGGTGGCGCTCCTACTTGGCTACCGGACGCGACTCGCAACGGTGGTCTCGTTCGTCCTCGTGGTCTCGCTCCACGCGCGGAACCCGGTCTTGCTGAACGGTGGCGACTCGTTGCTCCGCCGCCTGCTGTTCTGGGGCGCGTTCCTGCCACTGGGTCGTCGCTGGTCGGTGGACGCGCTCCGGCGCGGAGCGCGTCGAGCGGACGAGTTGCAGGACCGAGAAAGCAACGCGCGGAGTCGCGTGGCCAACCTCGCATCGGCCGCGCTATTGGTTCAGGTCGTGTTCGTCTACGCGACGAACGCGGTGTACAAACTCCGGGGCGACCTGTGGGTCAACGGCGACGCAATTCTGTACGTGTTCAGCCTCAATCAACTGACGACGGGACTCGGCGACGCGCTGGCCGACTACCCGACGCTTCTCAGGGCCTTCGACAGGGTGTGGCTCGGCCTGCTCGTCACCTCGGTCGGACTCTTAGTCCTCACCGGGTGGGCGCGGGCCGCCTTCTCCGCGCTGTTCGCCGGGATGCACCTCGGAATGGCGCTGACGATGCAGATTACCGTCTTCCCGCTGCTCTCTATCGCGGGGCTGATTCCGTTCCTGCCGTGCGTCTTCTGGGACGCCGCGACGGCGACGGCCCGCGAATCACGCCTCAGAAAGTGGTTCGACGACGCGAACATCCGCGGGCGACTTGACGCCGTGATTCCGGACGCCCGCCGAGTTTCAGAGAGAGTACGCCGCCTGCGCGGATGGGCGAAGACGCTTCGCTCGCCCGTCGTCGCAGGCCTGCTCGCGCTCGTCCTCGTCTGGAACGCGGCGGCGCTCGGCTACGTCGCCCTGCCGGAGGGCGTGAGCGACTCGGCCGACCCGAAGGAGTACCGCTGGGACATGTTCGCGCCCGAACCGCGGACGGCCGACGGCTGGTACGTCGTGGCGGGCGAGTTGGAGTCGGGCGAGCGCGCGGACGTGTTCCACGACCGAGCGGTCGAGTGGGACAAACCGCCGGACGTGGCGGCCAGCTATCGCAACATTCGGTGGTTCAAGTACATGATGGACCTCCGGGCGAGCGCGGCCGAACCGCTCCGGTCCCACTTTGCGGGCTATCTCTGCGAGCGCTGGAACGCCAACCACGAGAACGACGTGGAGCAAATTGCGCTCTACTACGTCGAACAGCCGACTCGACTCGACGGGGCGGAATCGACCCGCCGAATCAAACTGTTCCGATCTTCAGGCACCCAGAATCGGACTGTCAGTGACTGA
- a CDS encoding minichromosome maintenance protein MCM, with the protein MSVRSGNLTEKWYEYVYRDRGESVRRFVERYPDERALSVNCDRFGHDYQFVRPLLRNPDEALRAGKAALRRVLDDGVDREMQDVYLRVSNLPDESEVALEDIRASHLNELHTVHGVVADTGPVRPKVVRAGFRCAKCETVTRYVAQPGREFQAHAKCPRCSSVGYLSFAPETSDYVDAREVRVRDPTGEAELPVLLEHDLTDAVSDGDEVRIVAIPRASLADDSTVAETWLESVSMECLTAPSR; encoded by the coding sequence ATGTCAGTTCGAAGCGGGAACCTAACGGAAAAGTGGTACGAGTACGTGTACCGCGACCGCGGCGAATCGGTGCGTCGGTTCGTGGAGCGATACCCCGACGAGCGCGCGCTGTCGGTGAATTGCGACCGGTTCGGACACGACTACCAGTTCGTCCGGCCGCTCCTGCGCAACCCCGACGAGGCGCTTCGCGCCGGGAAAGCGGCGCTCAGACGAGTCCTCGACGACGGAGTAGACCGCGAGATGCAGGACGTGTACCTCCGGGTCAGCAACCTGCCCGACGAGAGCGAGGTGGCCCTAGAGGACATTCGGGCGAGCCATCTGAACGAATTACACACCGTTCACGGCGTCGTCGCCGACACCGGCCCAGTTCGGCCGAAAGTCGTCCGGGCGGGGTTCCGATGCGCAAAGTGCGAGACGGTAACGCGCTACGTCGCCCAACCCGGCCGCGAGTTCCAGGCGCACGCCAAGTGTCCGCGGTGCAGTTCGGTGGGCTATCTCTCGTTCGCGCCGGAGACCAGCGACTACGTTGACGCGCGGGAGGTCCGCGTTCGGGACCCCACGGGTGAGGCGGAACTCCCAGTCCTGCTCGAACACGACCTGACCGACGCCGTGTCGGACGGCGACGAGGTCCGAATCGTTGCCATCCCGCGCGCCAGTCTGGCCGACGACTCGACCGTCGCGGAGACGTGGCTCGAGTCCGTGAGTATGGAATGCTTAACCGCTCCGTCCCGATAG
- a CDS encoding helix-turn-helix domain-containing protein, with amino-acid sequence MTLPTADDAQLRTSDTEQEMWNLVEGGDPAEARRAYPSGWLWLTGEKSVRSLLAALLDADTDARYGVDDLASRADLDEPAVEAAIDALISLGVLIADEGAYRINDCAIVYHAVTELSAAVETTGAPDDESGFEYLARLESVRLMLDALLEVDPDQSLEQEDIHRLSGVSRKRVWHHVEKLVDLGVVEESGDEYVVSGATPVIRWVQSLDAAVVGATLAPSHP; translated from the coding sequence ATGACCCTCCCCACGGCCGACGACGCCCAGTTACGCACGAGCGACACCGAGCAGGAGATGTGGAACCTCGTTGAGGGCGGCGACCCCGCCGAGGCCCGGCGGGCCTACCCGAGCGGGTGGCTCTGGCTGACCGGCGAGAAGTCGGTCCGGTCGCTACTCGCGGCGCTCCTTGACGCCGACACCGACGCGCGCTACGGCGTGGACGATCTCGCCTCGCGTGCTGACCTTGACGAACCAGCGGTCGAAGCGGCCATCGACGCGCTCATCTCGCTCGGCGTGCTGATTGCTGACGAGGGCGCGTATCGAATCAACGACTGTGCCATCGTCTATCACGCGGTCACGGAGCTATCGGCCGCCGTCGAGACCACGGGCGCGCCCGACGACGAGTCCGGATTTGAGTACCTCGCGCGACTCGAATCGGTGCGCCTGATGCTCGACGCGCTGTTGGAGGTGGACCCGGACCAGTCGCTCGAACAGGAGGATATCCATCGACTGAGCGGCGTCTCGCGCAAGCGCGTCTGGCATCACGTCGAGAAGTTGGTAGACCTCGGCGTCGTCGAGGAGTCGGGAGACGAGTACGTCGTTAGTGGCGCTACTCCCGTGATTCGCTGGGTGCAGTCGCTCGACGCGGCGGTCGTCGGCGCGACGCTCGCTCCCTCGCACCCCTGA
- a CDS encoding CDGSH iron-sulfur domain-containing protein, whose product MSREVTHDATGPLKLDEDDIDDEKGGVAVCLCGLSAEYPFCDGSHNATDDEEPSVRYKYENDDSDGERREIEEIVFAEE is encoded by the coding sequence ATGTCCCGCGAAGTCACCCACGACGCGACCGGACCGCTCAAACTCGACGAGGACGACATCGACGACGAGAAAGGCGGCGTTGCGGTCTGTCTCTGCGGACTCTCGGCGGAGTACCCCTTCTGCGACGGGTCGCACAACGCGACCGACGACGAGGAACCGAGCGTGCGCTACAAGTACGAAAACGACGATTCGGACGGCGAGCGCCGCGAGATAGAGGAAATCGTCTTCGCCGAGGAGTAG
- a CDS encoding PadR family transcriptional regulator, whose amino-acid sequence MYDLTGFQRDLLYVIAGRDEPHGLAIKDELESYYEKEIHHGRLYPNLDTLVDKGFVEKGQRDRRTNYYTLTRRGTREIEARREWETQYVDLPQEATA is encoded by the coding sequence ATGTACGACCTAACAGGATTCCAACGAGACTTGCTCTACGTCATCGCGGGACGAGACGAACCGCACGGCCTCGCTATCAAGGACGAACTCGAATCGTACTACGAAAAAGAGATTCATCACGGCCGACTCTATCCGAACCTCGATACGCTCGTGGACAAGGGGTTCGTGGAGAAGGGCCAGCGCGACCGGCGGACAAACTACTACACGCTGACCCGCCGCGGCACCCGAGAAATCGAGGCCCGCCGCGAGTGGGAGACCCAGTACGTCGATCTGCCACAGGAAGCGACCGCCTAA
- a CDS encoding DUF192 domain-containing protein, whose translation MKTYAAVLVGAMVLLGGCIGGLGGTATDDANRQPTTEPASTANTTSADATPPTTTDVERTVNATFVVEDGENETVSLMVADERSERQSGLMHREELANRTGMVFVYENAQQVSFWMKNTLIPLDMIFLGPDRSVLNVQHATPQPNASGGELKTYPSDGEAKYVVELPRGFANRTGVGPGTELVFEDAPPEAESSGWLPSMSL comes from the coding sequence ATGAAGACGTACGCGGCGGTTCTCGTGGGGGCGATGGTGCTGCTCGGGGGTTGTATCGGGGGACTCGGCGGTACCGCCACCGATGATGCGAATCGACAGCCGACGACGGAACCGGCATCGACTGCAAACACCACGAGCGCGGACGCGACGCCGCCGACCACGACTGACGTGGAACGCACGGTCAACGCGACGTTCGTCGTGGAGGACGGCGAGAACGAGACGGTGTCGCTCATGGTCGCCGACGAACGGAGCGAGCGCCAGTCGGGACTGATGCACCGCGAGGAGTTGGCGAACCGGACCGGGATGGTGTTCGTCTACGAGAACGCCCAACAGGTGTCGTTCTGGATGAAGAACACCCTGATTCCGCTGGACATGATCTTCCTCGGTCCCGACCGGAGCGTCCTGAACGTCCAGCACGCCACCCCGCAACCGAACGCCTCCGGCGGCGAGTTGAAAACCTACCCGAGCGACGGCGAAGCCAAATACGTCGTGGAACTCCCGCGCGGATTCGCCAACCGGACCGGCGTCGGTCCCGGAACGGAACTCGTGTTCGAGGACGCCCCTCCGGAAGCCGAGTCGAGCGGCTGGTTGCCGTCGATGAGTCTCTAA
- a CDS encoding HpcH/HpaI aldolase family protein: protein MTDATAFRRLLRDGDPVVGHWLSLGHPAVAEVCARDADFAVVDTEHAPTDLETVANVARAVESVGNAVLLARVADNDPVRIKRVLDTGVSGVLVPMVESAAEAREAVEAARYPPEGIRGIAGSRANDYGRDLAAQVGDGRTPAVIVQVETEAAVAEAGDIAAVEGVDALLVGPADLSGSLGVFGEYESDRFCEAVETVLDRAHETDTPVGTLATDDGEIRLWAEYGYDYQIVGTDAGYLASGTERAQRAYEDAMGRDSASPRRDDEDAIR, encoded by the coding sequence ATGACGGACGCGACGGCGTTCAGACGACTGCTCCGCGACGGTGACCCCGTGGTCGGCCACTGGCTCTCGCTCGGCCACCCGGCCGTCGCGGAGGTCTGCGCCCGCGACGCCGACTTCGCGGTCGTGGACACCGAACACGCGCCGACTGACCTCGAAACCGTGGCGAACGTGGCTCGCGCGGTCGAATCTGTCGGGAACGCGGTGCTTCTCGCCCGCGTCGCGGACAACGACCCCGTGCGAATCAAGCGCGTGCTGGACACCGGCGTTTCCGGTGTCCTCGTCCCGATGGTGGAGTCGGCCGCGGAGGCCCGCGAAGCGGTTGAGGCCGCGCGCTACCCGCCCGAGGGAATCCGGGGAATCGCGGGGTCGCGCGCCAACGACTACGGCCGAGACCTCGCCGCGCAGGTCGGCGACGGGCGGACCCCCGCGGTAATCGTACAGGTCGAGACCGAGGCGGCGGTGGCCGAGGCGGGCGACATCGCCGCCGTTGAGGGCGTTGACGCTCTGCTTGTCGGCCCGGCGGACCTCTCGGGTTCGCTGGGCGTCTTCGGCGAGTACGAGAGCGACCGCTTTTGCGAGGCGGTCGAGACGGTCCTCGACCGGGCGCACGAGACCGACACGCCGGTCGGCACGCTGGCGACCGACGACGGCGAGATTCGACTCTGGGCGGAGTACGGCTACGACTACCAAATCGTCGGTACCGACGCGGGCTATCTCGCTTCGGGGACCGAGCGCGCTCAGCGCGCCTACGAGGACGCCATGGGACGCGATTCCGCGAGTCCTCGCCGCGACGACGAGGACGCGATTCGATGA
- a CDS encoding alpha/beta fold hydrolase produces MDSRGEREQTSMKSERAEEVTGAQAGEVRSGGASTVRTVSTETGGTVAYAEYGATDRTTDKATDATPVAFFHGTPGSHVLGELYDEAARRRGVRLLAVERPGYGDSTPRPERAPTDAGEYLRPVLDDAGVSRVGVVAFSGGASHALALGATCAELVTEIDIVSGATPPSLRAETPRMIRLLGTLAERTPRLLTGLLGVQTWLAERGPPSVVVGQYTDEGGEIPDEAAEIVRRDFVRALDARREGMVTESKQSVREWEFSLADIDRPVRLWHGKQDGNVPVEGARSLAERIPDADLTVFETDDHLSALLRSRSRILERHASDGEP; encoded by the coding sequence ATGGACTCTCGGGGCGAACGCGAACAGACGAGCATGAAGTCGGAACGCGCCGAGGAAGTGACTGGAGCGCAGGCAGGCGAAGTACGGTCGGGCGGAGCATCCACAGTCCGGACGGTCTCGACCGAAACGGGCGGAACCGTCGCGTACGCGGAGTACGGAGCGACGGACAGGACCACGGACAAAGCGACCGACGCCACGCCGGTCGCGTTCTTCCACGGGACGCCGGGGTCGCACGTCCTTGGGGAGTTGTACGACGAGGCGGCGCGACGGCGAGGCGTCAGACTGCTCGCCGTGGAGCGGCCCGGATACGGCGACTCGACGCCGCGCCCCGAGCGAGCGCCGACCGACGCGGGCGAATACCTGCGCCCGGTGCTGGACGACGCCGGAGTCTCGCGGGTCGGCGTCGTGGCATTCTCGGGCGGAGCGTCCCACGCGCTCGCGCTCGGAGCCACCTGCGCGGAGTTGGTGACCGAAATCGACATCGTATCGGGCGCGACCCCGCCGTCGCTCCGGGCCGAGACGCCGCGGATGATTCGACTGCTCGGAACGCTGGCCGAGCGGACGCCGCGACTCCTGACGGGACTGCTCGGCGTCCAGACGTGGCTGGCCGAGCGCGGACCGCCCTCGGTCGTCGTCGGCCAGTACACCGACGAGGGCGGCGAGATACCCGACGAGGCGGCCGAAATCGTCCGCCGGGACTTCGTTCGCGCGCTCGACGCTCGGCGCGAGGGGATGGTGACCGAGAGCAAACAGTCAGTTCGGGAGTGGGAATTTTCGCTGGCCGACATCGACCGGCCGGTCCGGCTCTGGCACGGGAAGCAAGATGGGAACGTTCCGGTCGAGGGCGCTCGGAGCCTCGCCGAGCGGATTCCGGACGCCGACTTGACCGTCTTCGAGACGGACGACCACCTCTCGGCGCTGCTCCGGAGTCGGTCCCGGATTTTGGAGCGACACGCAAGCGACGGCGAGCCATAA
- a CDS encoding thioredoxin family protein — protein sequence MVMKESAEKLERDESVPDFELRGTDGETHTLADFADYEAVLLVFTCNHCPYAKAKFDILNDLAAEYDDAAIVGVNPNDETEYPDDSYEKMVEYVENGTIGYDAYLRDDTQAVAETYGAECTPDPFLLKNDGGEFTLAYHGRLDDALNPDDDPTEIYIRDAIDAVLAGEEVDLEFMPSRGCSIKWK from the coding sequence ATGGTCATGAAAGAGTCAGCGGAGAAGTTAGAGCGCGACGAATCGGTCCCCGACTTCGAGTTACGGGGCACCGACGGCGAGACCCACACGCTCGCGGATTTCGCCGACTACGAGGCCGTCCTGCTCGTCTTCACCTGTAACCACTGCCCGTACGCGAAGGCCAAGTTCGACATCCTCAACGACCTCGCGGCGGAGTACGACGACGCCGCAATCGTCGGCGTCAATCCGAACGACGAGACGGAGTATCCGGACGACTCCTACGAGAAGATGGTCGAGTACGTCGAGAACGGGACGATTGGCTACGACGCCTACCTCCGCGACGACACCCAAGCGGTCGCCGAGACCTACGGCGCGGAGTGTACGCCCGACCCATTCTTATTGAAGAACGACGGCGGCGAGTTCACCCTCGCGTACCACGGCCGCCTCGACGACGCGCTGAACCCCGACGACGACCCGACCGAAATCTACATCCGGGACGCCATCGACGCGGTGCTGGCGGGCGAGGAAGTCGATTTGGAGTTCATGCCCTCGCGGGGATGCTCTATCAAGTGGAAGTAA
- a CDS encoding GNAT family N-acetyltransferase: MPGAYVQRGERVTLRTVESEDASFVQRAGTNPEIRYPLGNPVMTRATHEERIEDDGDDRFLVCLDGDDADPATDDENVTRIGQVDVVDADYKRPELGYWLVPAVHGEGYGTEAVALALDYVFREYDTPAVGAKAFDFNDASRGLLESLGFETEGRCRKYMFVDGDHRDMIQYGLLREEWHERG; the protein is encoded by the coding sequence ATGCCTGGTGCATACGTCCAGCGCGGCGAGCGCGTCACCCTTCGGACTGTCGAATCCGAAGACGCCTCGTTCGTCCAACGCGCAGGCACGAACCCCGAGATTCGCTACCCGCTCGGCAATCCCGTGATGACTCGCGCGACCCACGAGGAACGCATCGAGGACGACGGCGACGACCGGTTTCTGGTCTGTCTCGACGGCGACGATGCCGACCCCGCGACCGACGACGAAAACGTGACCCGAATCGGGCAGGTGGATGTTGTGGACGCCGACTACAAGCGCCCCGAACTCGGCTACTGGCTTGTCCCGGCGGTTCACGGCGAGGGGTACGGGACGGAAGCCGTCGCGCTCGCCCTCGATTACGTCTTCCGGGAGTACGACACCCCCGCCGTCGGCGCGAAAGCCTTCGACTTCAACGACGCCTCTCGGGGCCTGTTGGAATCGCTCGGCTTCGAGACGGAGGGCCGGTGCCGCAAGTACATGTTCGTCGATGGCGACCACCGCGATATGATTCAGTACGGACTGCTCCGAGAGGAGTGGCACGAACGGGGGTGA